The Cyclobacteriaceae bacterium DNA segment TAATTTCCTTTACCAATGTTTTCAGCAAACAAGGTAGTGCCCTTCAATCCTGTTACCAGGTTATCCATGGCCACAGCCATTTCTCCAATCTCATCGTTGCTGAATTTGGTCTGTTTATCTTCCACCAGCTCTCCACGACCAAGTTTAGTCACCACATCTTTTAGGAAGTTGACCGGACGCGTAATGGAACGCATCAATAGATAAGCACTTACCAAGGCTATAACTAGAAATGCTGCTGCAAGGATTAATGTTATATTTCTCAAAAACTTTGATGTACTGATTAACTCCTGATCAGCCAATTCATTGGTATTCGTTTGTGCCTGTGCCAACGCTTTTAGATCTTCAAGGATATCTTCAAGTTGAGGATTAATTGTGTTTGCGAGGACATCTTCAGCTAAAAGCTTGGTAATACCATCTTCATAACTTTCAAATGAATTCAATTGATCCATTATTTGACTTTTGGCATAGCCCTGTACCTCATCAAATCGAATGAACACGGAATCCACCAATACTTTCTGGCTGTCAACCTCCCAGGTTACTTTCAGTTTATCTATATCCTCTTTGATTTTCGGATATTCAGTAGAAACAAGAAGTAGCAAAGCATTTTTGTTTTCTTCGTTGGTTTGCAGGTACACCCAACTGGTAATCAGTTTCTGGTACCGTTCTACAGCCAACACAAATTCATTAATGGCATCTTTAGAAGGGCGAACAACCTCCGCAGATTTGTTTACCACGGTATTAATACTACTACCGGTAATAAAAATTGCGGTTGAAAGGCCCACAAAAAGAACTATTAGGATACCAAAAACTAATAGAATCTTATTGCCAATAGTGAACCGAATGCGAAAGCGTCTTTTTTTGTTTTCCATAGTAAAATCTATACAACTATAAAACTTGATTATTCAGGTTTACTCGTATTAAAAATGAAGGTTTTACCCGTTTTAGCGCTCAAAAATAGGACTATTATCGAAGGTAGAAATCTCAAAATTCCGCTAATTTCTGACATCAATGTTCTATTTGGGAAACTTACAAATTTTTAGCCTCTGGGCTACTGTTTTTGCCCACTAAAGCCTCTATCTTTCCTTAAAATCACTTCGCTATGTGCCGTCTGATGGCTTACAAGGGTACCTCCATCCTGTTGGATGAGTTGCTCTACAAACCCAAAAACTCCCTCATTAACCAAAGCATAAACGCCAGGGAATTGGAGGAGCCCCTGAATGGCGATGGCTTTGGCGTGGGTTGGTATTCACATCATATCAGTCATGAACCCGCCACCTTTGTTTCGTTAAACCCAGCCTGGAGCAACCGGAACCTCCGTAACCTGGCGCCTAAAATTCAGTCGGATTGTATGTTGGCTCATGTTCGTGCAGCCAGCGTGGGTGAAGTATCAGAAGCGAACTGCCATCCGTTTCAATACCGCGAATTGCTGATGGCCCATAACGGGGGTGTTGAAAACTTCGGCCGCATCAAGCGCGATATACGCGCACAACTAAGTGATGAACTTTACAATTGGATAAAAGGCCAAACCGACTCTGAGCATATCTTTAGTCTGTTGGTAAACAGGCTGAACACCGAGCATCGCGAATTTTCTACTGATGCGGTTACGGATGCATTTGAATACACGTTTCACCATGTAAAAAGCCTGATGAAAAAACACGGTATTCATGAAGAGGCTTACCTGAACATGGTGGTGACCAACGGGCACTTTATTGTGGCCACACGTTTTGTTACCGATGACAAAGCCGAGCCACTCACCTTATACCATTCCGAAGGAAGCAGATATGTAGTAGAGGATGGCATATCGCGGATGGAAGCACCGAAAGATGATGATGAAGCGGTATTGGTGGTCTCGGAAAAGCTTACGGATGACAGTCACTGGACCATGATTCCAAAAAATCATTTTGTGATTGTAGAGCATAACCTGAACGTTCGTATAAAGCCAATTAAGGCTTGAGTCTACTTTGAAGGCAGCTTTGGGTTGAGTAGTTTCGCCAAAATTTTTTTTCGTGAAAAAGGATGTACTGGTAATCGGTGGCGGCATTGTTGGGTTGGCAACCGCCTGGCAACTGCTGCAGAAAAATCCTGCGTTAAAACTTACTGTTTTAGAAAAGGAAGATGAGGTTGCCAAACACCAAACCGGTAACAACAGCGGTGTAATCCATTCGGGTTTATACTACAAACCCGGCAGTTTAAAAGCCACAAATTGCATCACCGGTTATAACCTGCTTGTTGAATTTTGTAAAATCCATGGAATACCCTTTGAGCTTTGCGGTAAAATTGTTGTAGCCACAGAGAAACACGAAGTGCCCCTTCTTGAAAACCTGCATAAGCGCGGTCAACAAAATGGACTGCAAAACCTAAAGTGGCTGAAGGCTGAAGAACTGAAAACATACGAACCCCATGTGAATGGGGTTGCCGGCATATTCGTTCCTCAAACCGGTATTGTTGACTACAAAGTCGTTGCCGAAAAGCTAGCTGAATTAATTCGCGAAGCTGGCGGAGAAATACACCTGAGGGAAAAAGCACTTGAAATAAAATCCGAAGCTTCACACATACATGTGGAGACCAACAAGAAATCGCACCACAGCAGTTTATTGATTAATTGCGCGGGTTTGTATTCTGATAAAATCGCGCGACTGACATCACAGGTTAATGTTAAGATCATTCCTTTTCGGGGAGAGTACTTTAAGCTGGTAAAAGAGAAAGAATACCTGGTGAAGAATTTGATTTACCCGGTACCCGATCCAAACTTTCCTTTTCTGGGCGTACACTTCACGCGTATGATGCGCGGAGGTGTGGAAGCCGGACCTAATGCTGTGCTGGCATTCAGACGTGAAGGCTACAGCAAGTCGCAAATTCATTTGGGTGAACTCGCTGAATCATTGGCATGGCCAGGCTTTCAAAAAGTTGCTTTCAAATACTGGAAAACCGGACTCGGAGAAATGTATCGTTCCTTTTCAAAGGCAGCTTTCACCAAAGCCCTGCAAAAACTTATTCCGGAAATTCAAGAGCATGATTTGACGGATGGTGGAGCAGGCGTACGTGCACAAGCCTGCGATCGAAACGGAGGATTGGTAGATGATTTTATGATCCTGGAAGAAAAACAAGTGATTAATGTATGCAACGCGCCCTCACCGGCAGCAACTTCTTCACTTTCTATTGGTAAAACAATATCGGAGCTTGCGTATAAAAAATTAGAGAATTAGGTAAAGTTAAAGCATATGGGCTCTCAGCCAAATCCCAAATCCCAAATCCCAAATCTAAAATCTAAAATCCTATCACTCATCCCATCCATCCCTGACCACCGGTTTAAAAATACGGAATACCAATCCTGCCTGCACGGCCCACACCTCAATGGAGTTATAGTATTTCTGATACACCGCGCCCACTGATAAATTTCCATGCAAGGCACCGGCACTGAAAACCTGGTGCTGATACTGCACGCTGAATTCCCTTCGTGGGTTTGCGCCTGTATCCCAATCTTTTGAAAAGCGGTATTCAAACCCAATCGCTTTTGTTTGATCCGGAGCATGCACACCCAACATAAATGCGCTTTCACTAAAGGTTTGCTCCCCACCAAATGTTTCCTGCATCACACCTGTACCTGCACGCAGCGTAATAAACCGGCTTGTGATGAGGTTAATCTGTATGATCTGCCAATCGTTGGTGCGGATGTGCTTATACCCATCCACATCATCTTCAATCAGGTAATTCATTCGGAAGTCGGTGGAGAATAATCCCCAGTTACCGCGCACTCGCGGCCACAGCAAATAATAGCTTGAAGGTTTTACCCCGCCTTGCAACATCACATCCAGCGATACCATGGATGGATAGCGCGATCGGTCATCACTTAATTTCGCTCCCTGCCATTGAAATACTCCATTGAACAACAGATCTACCATGAAAAAACTACCTCCGCCACCACGGCTTCCACCATCTGAACCAGAGGAGCCTCCTGAGCGTGATCGCTCGGAATTATCCTTTGACGCTGATTTAATTTCATCAACCTGGCCGGATACGGAAAGGGATAGTAGCAGCATTAAGCCAATGAAGAGGGTTTTCATCGGGATGTGGGTTTAACAGGAAGGTAGCAATTATTTTGCCATTATTTGATAGTCTTTACTGTCAGCTTAACTATTTCCAACCACACTTGCCTCAATCTCCACCAAATACTCGGGAGAAATGAGCGCCTTTACCTCCACCATCGTAGTTGCCGGTTTAACCGAATGAAAAAACTCGCGGTGGGCACGACCTACTTCTTCCCACCGTGAAATATCGGTAACAAAAATGCGGGTGCGTACCACATCGTTTAATGTAAAACCTGCCTCAATAATAACTTTCTCCATTTTCTGAATGATGAAACGGGTTTGCTCATACATATCATCCTTACCCACCAGTAAACCCTGCTCATTCACAGCCACCGTACCGGTAACCTCCAATTGATTGCCCACGCGTACGGCACGCGAATACCCCACAATATCTTCCCATTTGGCCCCGGTCGAAAAATTCTTTCTCATGTGTTTTGTATTTTTGATTTGTGAACAAGTTAACACCCGAAGAATTAACTCGCTACAGTCGCCACCTGGTTTTGAAAGATTTTGGATTGAAAAATCAGGAGAAACTAAAACAGGCTTCCGTTCTGGTGATTGGCGCGGGCGGATTGGGTAGTCCGGCTTTATTGTATCTCGCTGCCGCAGGTATAGGCAAAATCGGCATGGTTGATTTTGATGTAGTTCAGGAATCGAACCTGCAACGCCAGGTATTGTTTTCAACGGAAGATATTGGGGAGAATAAAGCTACAGCAGCCTCCCGTCATCTAAACAAACTCAATCCTTTTGTAACGGTTGTTTCAATCGCTGAACAGCTAACCAGTGAAAACGCAATAGGTATCATTCGTGATTACGACCTTGTTCTTGACGGGTCGGATAATTTCCCAACACGTTACCTGGTGAACGATGCCTGCGTGCTGTTGAATAAACCCTTGGTCTACGGATCAATTCTTCAATATGAAGGGCAACTTGCTGTTTTTAATGTTCCACTAACAACAGGAGAAATATCGGCTAACTATCGCGACCTGTTTCCTGTCCCCCCCCAACCACATGAAGTACCCAACTGCGAACAAGCCGGTGTGTTGGGTGTATTACCCGGCATGCTGGGCAGCATGATGGCCAACGAAGCCATTAAACTGATTACCGGCATCGCTGAACCAATGGTAAATCGCCTGATCATTGTAGACAGCCTTTCCTTGGAAATGATGACCGTGAAAATTCCGGATCGGAATTCACGCGCTGACATAAAAAAACTAATCGATTATGAACAATTTTGTGGCATAAATCACGAGAAAGATAAATCTTTGGGCATGAAGGAAATTACCGTACTGGAACTGAAACAACTGATAGATACAAAATCTGATTTTCAATTGATTGATGTTCGTGAAGGCTATGAATATGACCAGGCCAACATAGGTGGAGAGCACATTCCCATGGCCGAAGTTCCGCATAACATTGATCGCATTCAAACCAACAAACAAGTGGTTGTTCATTGCCGCAGTGGCGGACGCAGCGGAAACATTATTCAGTGGCTTGAAAAGAATCATGGATTTGAAAACCTGTACAACCTGAAGGGCGGCATTTTAGCGTGGGCCCGCGAAGTAGATGATTCATTGGATGTCGGCTAACTTTTAGACTGATCAGGCCAAATCATACTTCCTGCAACCATGGCAAGCAGACTAACCAAAACCGCAGGTACTAATGATGGAATTTCCAGTGGAAAGAATTCAAAGTAAATCCAGGTTGCCATTCCTGAAACCATAGAAAGAATGGCACCTGCTGAGCTACTTCTCTTCCAATACATACCCAAAGCCATTGGGATAAACAACGAAACCAGGCTAAGGATGGAAGCCCCTCCTACCAGGGCGTAAATATCCGACTTCATACACGCCAATATGGTGGCTGTAATGCTCACCGCTAATAAAGTCAGTCGGGTGATGCGTAGAAACTGAACATCATCCGGTTGTTTTTTTAAGATGGGTTTTAAGATGTTCTCAGAGAATACAGCTGCAGGTGCCAGCATGGCTGAGCTCGTTGTACTCATAATGGCAGATAGCAATGCACCAAAGAACAACACCTGAACAGGCATGGCCGCATGCTCCAATACCATGTTAGGTAACGTGAGTTGTGTGTCTCCTTCAAGCGTTTCCGGATAAAGGTATTTGATGCACAAACTGATAAACAACGGCAGCATGGCAACCGTGAGATAAAGTCCCGCTGCGTAGTAGCACGATCGCTCAGCGATTTTTGGAGAGCCAGATGACATGGCTCGCTGAAACACATCTTGTGAAGGAATGGAACCCAGACCCAAAACCGACCACGCAGCTAAATACGAAACGATGGCAACTCCATTGGGCTCTGGAAAGAATTTAAAATTGTGCGCAGGTGCCGACTGCAGCACATGCATCACCCCTCCTGCCTTTGAGGCCAGCAACCAGGCCAACACACCCAACCCCAACACAATGATGATACTCTGAACAAAATCGGTAATGGAAATGGCCCACATGCCACCCACAAACGTGTACAGGGTAACTACAACCGAACTAATCACAATCCCTTCCCACATGGGAATACCGGCTACCACATTCAAAATTAATCCAAGCGCCACAAGCTGACCAGCAATGTAGCCGAAGTACGATGGCACCATAAAAATACTGGAGATAATTTCCGTACGCCTGTTGAAGCGCACACGAAAATAATCACAGAGTGTTAACAGATTCAGGCTGTATAGCTTTCGGGCGAAAAACATTCCGAATAAGAGCAGGCACAAGGCAGCACCAAATGGATCTTCAATTACGGAATACAATCCACCCTTGAGAAACTCAGAGGAAGCCCCAAAAACTGTTTCCGAACCAAACCATGTTGCAAATAGTGCAGAGGTACTCAGTACCATGGGCAGGCTTCTGCCAGCCAACATGTAATCACTGGA contains these protein-coding regions:
- a CDS encoding class II glutamine amidotransferase, whose protein sequence is MCRLMAYKGTSILLDELLYKPKNSLINQSINARELEEPLNGDGFGVGWYSHHISHEPATFVSLNPAWSNRNLRNLAPKIQSDCMLAHVRAASVGEVSEANCHPFQYRELLMAHNGGVENFGRIKRDIRAQLSDELYNWIKGQTDSEHIFSLLVNRLNTEHREFSTDAVTDAFEYTFHHVKSLMKKHGIHEEAYLNMVVTNGHFIVATRFVTDDKAEPLTLYHSEGSRYVVEDGISRMEAPKDDDEAVLVVSEKLTDDSHWTMIPKNHFVIVEHNLNVRIKPIKA
- the lhgO gene encoding L-2-hydroxyglutarate oxidase; its protein translation is MKKDVLVIGGGIVGLATAWQLLQKNPALKLTVLEKEDEVAKHQTGNNSGVIHSGLYYKPGSLKATNCITGYNLLVEFCKIHGIPFELCGKIVVATEKHEVPLLENLHKRGQQNGLQNLKWLKAEELKTYEPHVNGVAGIFVPQTGIVDYKVVAEKLAELIREAGGEIHLREKALEIKSEASHIHVETNKKSHHSSLLINCAGLYSDKIARLTSQVNVKIIPFRGEYFKLVKEKEYLVKNLIYPVPDPNFPFLGVHFTRMMRGGVEAGPNAVLAFRREGYSKSQIHLGELAESLAWPGFQKVAFKYWKTGLGEMYRSFSKAAFTKALQKLIPEIQEHDLTDGGAGVRAQACDRNGGLVDDFMILEEKQVINVCNAPSPAATSSLSIGKTISELAYKKLEN
- a CDS encoding RidA family protein gives rise to the protein MRKNFSTGAKWEDIVGYSRAVRVGNQLEVTGTVAVNEQGLLVGKDDMYEQTRFIIQKMEKVIIEAGFTLNDVVRTRIFVTDISRWEEVGRAHREFFHSVKPATTMVEVKALISPEYLVEIEASVVGNS
- a CDS encoding ThiF family adenylyltransferase: MNKLTPEELTRYSRHLVLKDFGLKNQEKLKQASVLVIGAGGLGSPALLYLAAAGIGKIGMVDFDVVQESNLQRQVLFSTEDIGENKATAASRHLNKLNPFVTVVSIAEQLTSENAIGIIRDYDLVLDGSDNFPTRYLVNDACVLLNKPLVYGSILQYEGQLAVFNVPLTTGEISANYRDLFPVPPQPHEVPNCEQAGVLGVLPGMLGSMMANEAIKLITGIAEPMVNRLIIVDSLSLEMMTVKIPDRNSRADIKKLIDYEQFCGINHEKDKSLGMKEITVLELKQLIDTKSDFQLIDVREGYEYDQANIGGEHIPMAEVPHNIDRIQTNKQVVVHCRSGGRSGNIIQWLEKNHGFENLYNLKGGILAWAREVDDSLDVG
- a CDS encoding sodium:solute symporter family protein, with translation MLLTSIILYMIITVLVGVWAARRVKTSSDYMLAGRSLPMVLSTSALFATWFGSETVFGASSEFLKGGLYSVIEDPFGAALCLLLFGMFFARKLYSLNLLTLCDYFRVRFNRRTEIISSIFMVPSYFGYIAGQLVALGLILNVVAGIPMWEGIVISSVVVTLYTFVGGMWAISITDFVQSIIIVLGLGVLAWLLASKAGGVMHVLQSAPAHNFKFFPEPNGVAIVSYLAAWSVLGLGSIPSQDVFQRAMSSGSPKIAERSCYYAAGLYLTVAMLPLFISLCIKYLYPETLEGDTQLTLPNMVLEHAAMPVQVLFFGALLSAIMSTTSSAMLAPAAVFSENILKPILKKQPDDVQFLRITRLTLLAVSITATILACMKSDIYALVGGASILSLVSLFIPMALGMYWKRSSSAGAILSMVSGMATWIYFEFFPLEIPSLVPAVLVSLLAMVAGSMIWPDQSKS